A region of the Stieleria neptunia genome:
CGCGGTCCGCATCTCGCATCAACGCATGAATGACGAACGGTCCCTCGGTCGCCAGATCCGCGATGGACTCTCCGTCCTCAAAATCAATCGCGACGACGATCCCGCCACTGAATTTGAATTGTTCGACGAAACCCTCTTCCGCATCCAGCCTTGCCGGCAACAGACCGATGATGGAGAGCACTGCGGCGATCAGTCCGATGAGTGATCGATCGATTTTCATTCGCATGGTGGCTGCGTCCAGTTCCAGGGCTTCGTTGTTTCGATTCTCAAGGCCGTGCTGCTTGCCATTGAGTATCATCGAAGGCAATGCCCCCAACAAGACTGTGCCGCACCCATGTTGACGTTGCCACGCCCTAAAAGTGAACCCGACTGCGAGTCAATCGCACGTTGACGCTGAGCAATCGAGAGGTCCTCCAGTCTCGGACCCACAATTGCACCCAGCCGCTGTGCGTCGACTGCAAGGCCACGTTCAGCGGGTAGTGCATGCTGATACGGCGGCCATTGACCGCCAAGATTCGGTCTCCGACTTCCAGTCCAACGTTCCAGGCGGCGGTCCCGGGATAAACCTGGGTCAAGTACAACCCACCTGGCGTGAAGTTCCCGTAGACGCCCAAGTACCAGCCACCGAAGTGATGGTGATGGGGATGCTTCGGTTCGACAAAGCCACCAAAATCATTCGCTTCCACCGCCGGCTGTGCTTGAAGCCTCTCCGAAACACCGGCGACAAACGCTGCGAACACGAACACAGAGAACGCGCTGATCGCGAATCGACGCCCTAACATTGACCTCTCTCCTTGTTTGCTGGAAATGAGCAGAATCGGCAGCTGCCTGTTTGCTCGGTGTTGGTTTTGCATGTCTGATGGGACGCAGATCGCTCCCGATCACGATTGGCCAGATGGAATCGCAACTGTCACGATCCCATTTCGAGCCGTCCGGTTGCTGCGCAAAAACACCTCCAAAGACCGGAGGGCTCGCGCCCTGCCGCTAACCATCGTCTCAGCGTGTTAGCGGAACGGCGCGAGCCGTCCGGTTTCCGCCGGCCAGCCGATGCGTGACAATTGCAATCAGACCGTTGGCCCAGACCTGCTCGGCTGGATTGAATGCGACGGCCCCCTGGCAAAGCCCGATCTGATGACCGAAGTGACAAAGCTGCTATCGAAGATTCGCGATGGGGACGGCGCGGCCGCCGACCAGCTGCTGCCGCTGGTCTATGACGAACTCCGCAAGCTGGCCGCGTTGAAGATGTCGCTGGAACATCCGGGCCAGACGATCCAGGCCACGGCGTTGGTCCACGAGGCGTACCTGCGGCTGGTCGACGGCAACGGTGACCGCAACTGGGACAGCCGGGGGCATTTCTTTGCGGCCGCCGCGACCGCCATGCGACGCATCCTGGTTGACAACGCCCGACGCAAAAAAAGAGTCAAACACGGTGGTGACTTTCGGCGACTGGAAGCGGATAATGTAGAGTTGGCCGCGCCGGAAATTCGCGAGGATTTGGTCGCGTTGGACCTGGCCCTCGATCGCCTGAAATCCATCGATCCCGCCGCGGTGGAACTCGTTCAGTTGCGTTACTTCGCAGGTCTCTCGATCGCCGAGGCCGCCTCGGTACTCAGTCTTTCACCTCGTTCGGCAGACAGACTCTGGGCCTACGGACGAGCATGGTTGCGGACGGAATTGTCCGATCCGGAGGAGAGGTAGGAAAAAACAAAAAAAGTTTGGCGTGCATCCCGTCACCGCGACGCATTGAATTCAGAACGTCCCCGATCCTACTGTCACTGAAGGGCTGGCCGATGAATGAACGCGAACTTTTTCTTTCCGCGCTGGAGCTTTCCGACGCGGTCGCCCGGCAGTCCTATCTCCGATCCGCGTGTGGCGAGGATCTGGAATTGATGCGCCGCGTCGAAACGCTGCTGGACGCTCACGAACGAACCGGTGAGTTTCTCGACGCACCGGTTCCGGAACAGCTGGCCGCTGCCCAAGCGAACTCCCAGCCGACTGCCCAGGCCGGCGCAACCGGTTTGGGTAACGCACGTCCGATGCCGCGCCCCGCGAATCAGGATGCGACCACCGACGAATGCCCCACCGCTGCCGATGCCGGGTCTGACGCCACGGAGTTTTTCGCGGCGTGTCCACCCAACTGGCTTCAACCCACGTCCCGCGCCGATTCCCTCGGTCGACTGGGCCAATACGAGATTCTGGAGGTCGTCGGGCAAGGAGCCTTTGGGACGGTGCTGAAGGCATTTGACACGAAACTGCAGCGCGTGGTGGCGATCAAGGTGCTCAATCCCGAACTCGCGGTGATGTCGCCGGCGCGGAAACGCTTTCTTCGCGAGGCACGGGCGGCGGCAGCGATTCGGCACGAGAATGTCGTCAGTATTCATGCCGTCGAAGAGAGCCCGCTGCCGCACTTGGTCATGGAGTACATCCCCGGCGAAACGTTGCAGCATCGGCTGGACCATCACGGCCCGCTGCCGGTCGGTGACGTGCTGCGGCTGGGCAAGCAGATCGCCGACGGACTCGCCGCGGCCCATGCCGGCCAGCTGATTCATCGTGACGTGAAACCGGCCAACATCCTGCTGGAAACCGGTGTCGATGACCA
Encoded here:
- a CDS encoding PDZ domain-containing protein, which encodes MLGRRFAISAFSVFVFAAFVAGVSERLQAQPAVEANDFGGFVEPKHPHHHHFGGWYLGVYGNFTPGGLYLTQVYPGTAAWNVGLEVGDRILAVNGRRISMHYPLNVALQSTHSGWVQLWVRDWRTSRLLSVNVRLTRSRVHF
- a CDS encoding ECF-type sigma factor, which encodes MRDNCNQTVGPDLLGWIECDGPLAKPDLMTEVTKLLSKIRDGDGAAADQLLPLVYDELRKLAALKMSLEHPGQTIQATALVHEAYLRLVDGNGDRNWDSRGHFFAAAATAMRRILVDNARRKKRVKHGGDFRRLEADNVELAAPEIREDLVALDLALDRLKSIDPAAVELVQLRYFAGLSIAEAASVLSLSPRSADRLWAYGRAWLRTELSDPEER